The following is a genomic window from Solanum lycopersicum chromosome 6, SLM_r2.1.
ACGTGTCTCAACCTAAAGATTTGTTTATACATATTCgttcattttatttcaactgTAATTTGTGGTATATTACACCAACGACCAGTAATCTGAGTAAGGTGTTTCTTGCATGAGGGATGCATGTTTATTGTACCCCATGACCAATCTTCCTTGAATAAACAATATTTACAATCTTTAAGTTATCTTGCACGAACATATTTATAATATGACATATTTGGTTctgtttgttttttaaatatatgaatattctCTTAACAATAAAAGCACATATGAtgctaattaaaaaaaaaataatcagccATCCTACTTATAACCATATGAAAATATGATGGCAACACTGACAGCTCAATCTCGAGAAAATTATAATTCGGCTATATGAATGCTCACTGACATCTACATCTCGACTTTCTTCTAGTCATATCCCTTTTGATTTTGTCAACTGTTACATTTTAGAGCTGAATTCCACTCTTGCTTCGAGAAAACAACTTTCCAAAACCATTTCTACTTTTGGATGTTGTCACTTGATGAGtagctgatgatgatgatgacgaagAAGACGATGATTCTCCTTCATTACCGTTCATAGAATGACTAGAATTCTCAATTTTTGGAGTGTCTGAATTGCTGTTTCGGGTAAATGTCTCGTTTACATGTAACTTCCACTCCTCTCCACTAGCTCCAGCCACAACTGATCCTTCCCCAGAAAATCCAGGAAGATTTGCAGTGTCTATCAAGAAATCTTCTAAAGTAGCTAGTGAATGAAGCTGCTTACCAAGAGATGCAATTGTTTTCTGGCATTCTGCAAGCTTGTCAGCAGCTACAGCTAAATCTTCCTGCGAATAGAAAAGCTTAGAATTTTAAGAGCTTCAAGACTTTtgaacaacagaaaaagaatcCGTTGAGACAAGTGTTACCTGCTTTATTTTGGATTCCCCATTTGAACTAGAAGCTTGCTGAAGTTCAAATTCCTGGGATTTCCTTCTTAGTTCATTTTCCAGTTCCTGGCACTTAGTTTCCTTATCAGTTGACAATGATCGTTCTTTTTCGACTTCTGTCTTTAAAGAATCAATGTTTGCAGACATTGTCCGTGCTTCTACTTCCATGCCAAAGAGTTGAAACTCAAGCAATTCTTTTGACTCATTCACTGCATCTAGCTCCTTCAGCAGCTCTTCTAACTTGATTTGAGCATCCTTAAGCTGCAAATCGGACACCTTGAGGGCATCTTGGCTCTCACTTAAAGCATTTTCCAGTTCAGCTTTATCTGCTTCAGTCTTCTCCAGCTTTTGCTCTAATTCAACCACCCTTTTTGAAAGGGTCTCATATTCTGCTGCCAGAGGATTCTCTTCACTTGATGAGTCACCGGCAACAGCATCAGATGTAAGTGAAGAGGCTTTATTCACAGTTTCAGATACTGCAGCGAGTCTCTCCATCTCCAAGAAGTCATCCATCATGTCAATTTCCAAAGACCGGGCAGGAAGAGTTTTAGGCATAGCTTTTTCGTGCTGAAATTGATCGAGCTTAGCAATTAGTCCTGATGCCCACGAATCAGAGCAACTTTGATCACATTCACTTGTTTCCAGTCTGCGCATCATGTGGCTATCAGTGTCGACTGTCTTCAGTCGATCTCCACTACTGGATTGGCTATTGGTGAAGGACTCAACAGCGAAAGATGAAATAGCATAAGATCTTTGGTCACTGAGTAGGGATGATTTGCGAGCCAAGACTTGTAGTCTTCGACACTCAGCTTCAAGCTTGGTCACCTTCTTTATGCTCTCTAACTGCTGCTTACTAGCAGTTTCAGCTGCTTGGTTGCTCAAGTCCCTCTCTGTGGTCCTAATTTGCAACTCCTCTGAACAAGATGAAAGGTCAAGTTTGAGAGCTGTGTTCTCCTTCTCTAGACACTCGAGCCTAACCAGAACATTTGGATCAGTAAAAACAAGAGAACCAGTTCTACTAGCCTCTGCTTGTGTCTGAAGCTCAAGTAGCTGATATTCAAGTGCAGCTTTTTCAGACGCCCATTCCTTTTCCTTCTCTACCACAGCATATTGAATACTTTGCTCCTGCTCATCTCTAGCTTGTCTCAGCTGTCTGACACATTCCTTGAGAGCACCATTAAGATGGTTGACACGAACATCCAAAGTCGAGTTCTGCTGCACAGCTGCCGCAAGTTGCTGCTTTAGAACTGCAACCTCATTTTCTGCCTTTTCCCAACCTACCAAATATTACAAAAAGATGGAACTGATCAAGATAAAAATGCATGATTGAACAAGTTCTAAAAACTATTTACGCATGTGAGTCATGTACAGCAAAAGGGCTGGAAATCGACTAGACAGTATTATTTCTAAGATTGAATTCAAAACTGCGGAAAAAAGGAAATAGTGAAAGGTACCTGCAACAGCTTCTTCTGCCACTTTAGCATGCTGCTTAACTAAGTCTTCTTTTGCACTAACATTAACTAGAGCAGCTGATAGCTTTTCTATCAACTTCTTTGGACTTCCCTTGGCTTCATGATCAATAGTTACAGCTTTTGAGGTTACTTCCGGTGATTGGTTGTCATTTTCTGGAGTTTCTTTTAAAGGATCCTGCTCCAAATAGAAGAAATTGCAAGTGTTGAAGTGAGAAAGCCTAAGTTAACAACCACTAATAAGGAATTATCAGGAAAGAAACggcaaggagaaaaacaaactGGAGTCACGGCCCCAGATCGTGCCATAAATTATGATAACCTATATTACTCACTCTCTAAAAATTCTGCACCCATGTCAGATCCTCAAAAATTGCGCTACTTTAAGAGGATCTGACACACATCCAATCACActtttgaagagtctgagcaGCGTAGATAATAACAGGTAAAACGAGGCCAAAACACGAAGAAATTTATTTCAGGACAGTTTTCTTTGGAGGACTTAAAAGGAACTACGCTTAACAATGTGTTGATCTGTTTTGAATCTTTTGTCCTATGCCTTTTCTCATTTTATGAAACCACATATATAATCAGTTTGCCCTTTTTAACTGTTTTTTCGATTTTGCATTAGTATTACCTTGCCTGTCAAAAGCAGAACCATTCAATGCTAAAAGTTTTGGCTTTCATGTAAAATCTTTTTGTGC
Proteins encoded in this region:
- the LOC101261129 gene encoding filament-like plant protein isoform X1, with the translated sequence MDKRNWLWKRRSSEKSMGETESSGSLSSHSERHSDEQDPLKETPENDNQSPEVTSKAVTIDHEAKGSPKKLIEKLSAALVNVSAKEDLVKQHAKVAEEAVAGWEKAENEVAVLKQQLAAAVQQNSTLDVRVNHLNGALKECVRQLRQARDEQEQSIQYAVVEKEKEWASEKAALEYQLLELQTQAEASRTGSLVFTDPNVLVRLECLEKENTALKLDLSSCSEELQIRTTERDLSNQAAETASKQQLESIKKVTKLEAECRRLQVLARKSSLLSDQRSYAISSFAVESFTNSQSSSGDRLKTVDTDSHMMRRLETSECDQSCSDSWASGLIAKLDQFQHEKAMPKTLPARSLEIDMMDDFLEMERLAAVSETVNKASSLTSDAVAGDSSSEENPLAAEYETLSKRVVELEQKLEKTEADKAELENALSESQDALKVSDLQLKDAQIKLEELLKELDAVNESKELLEFQLFGMEVEARTMSANIDSLKTEVEKERSLSTDKETKCQELENELRRKSQEFELQQASSSNGESKIKQEDLAVAADKLAECQKTIASLGKQLHSLATLEDFLIDTANLPGFSGEGSVVAGASGEEWKLHVNETFTRNSNSDTPKIENSSHSMNGNEGESSSSSSSSSSATHQVTTSKSRNGFGKLFSRSKSGIQL
- the LOC101261129 gene encoding filament-like plant protein isoform X2; the protein is MKVFSLKDPLKETPENDNQSPEVTSKAVTIDHEAKGSPKKLIEKLSAALVNVSAKEDLVKQHAKVAEEAVAGWEKAENEVAVLKQQLAAAVQQNSTLDVRVNHLNGALKECVRQLRQARDEQEQSIQYAVVEKEKEWASEKAALEYQLLELQTQAEASRTGSLVFTDPNVLVRLECLEKENTALKLDLSSCSEELQIRTTERDLSNQAAETASKQQLESIKKVTKLEAECRRLQVLARKSSLLSDQRSYAISSFAVESFTNSQSSSGDRLKTVDTDSHMMRRLETSECDQSCSDSWASGLIAKLDQFQHEKAMPKTLPARSLEIDMMDDFLEMERLAAVSETVNKASSLTSDAVAGDSSSEENPLAAEYETLSKRVVELEQKLEKTEADKAELENALSESQDALKVSDLQLKDAQIKLEELLKELDAVNESKELLEFQLFGMEVEARTMSANIDSLKTEVEKERSLSTDKETKCQELENELRRKSQEFELQQASSSNGESKIKQEDLAVAADKLAECQKTIASLGKQLHSLATLEDFLIDTANLPGFSGEGSVVAGASGEEWKLHVNETFTRNSNSDTPKIENSSHSMNGNEGESSSSSSSSSSATHQVTTSKSRNGFGKLFSRSKSGIQL